GCCGGACTGTGAATGCCGAGCTTCTCGCCCGCGAGGTCGGCCAGGGCAACGGTGGCATGCTCGGCGAGGTAGTGATTCGGTCTGACCGCGACCAGCAACGGCTCGCCACAGAACACTTCGCCGGTGACGTTTGGCGGATCCGGCACCAAGCCGCAGGTGATGGCAACGTCAACGGTCCCGTCGGCCACGGCCCGATTGAGGTCGGGCAACCACATCCGCCGAATCACGAGGGTCACGTCCGGCGCGGCGTTTCGCAGGGCCGCGCCGAGGTGAGGTGCCAGCACAGGCGCGACGGGTGGGGTGATACCCAGGCGCACCGTGCCGGCATGGCCCGCGGCCAGCCGATGCACCGCAGCACTCGCCGACGCCACCTCGTCGAGAATGACCTTGGCCCGGCCCAGTAATTCAGCACCTGCGTTGGTCAACGCCACCCGGCGGGTGGTGCGCGTCATCAGCGGCGCGCCCACCTCGCGCTCCAACCGCCTGATCAGGTCGCTCACCGTGGGCTGGCCCATGCGCAGCTTCCTCGCACCCCGCCCAAAGTGCAGCTCGGTAGCCACCGCTACGAAAGCTTCCAGCTGGCGCAGCTCCACGCCGACCCACCGCCCCGAATGTTGTCAGCCCAGCCGGCGAAGGCGGCCGCGATCAGCTCGACCGCCCCGGGCGGGGTTATCAGACAGATTTGACTGGATTCTACCTATCGATAGGTAGGACTCTCAATCTATGCCGCGGCGATAGGGTTGTCAAAACTTATCTACCGATAGGGAGGGTGTGATGAGCGCCACCGCCGAGCGGTTGATGGATCTCGCGGAAAG
The DNA window shown above is from Mycobacterium sp. Aquia_216 and carries:
- a CDS encoding LysR family transcriptional regulator, translated to MELRQLEAFVAVATELHFGRGARKLRMGQPTVSDLIRRLEREVGAPLMTRTTRRVALTNAGAELLGRAKVILDEVASASAAVHRLAAGHAGTVRLGITPPVAPVLAPHLGAALRNAAPDVTLVIRRMWLPDLNRAVADGTVDVAITCGLVPDPPNVTGEVFCGEPLLVAVRPNHYLAEHATVALADLAGEKLGIHSPALFPAWTRAHLQALDAAGVSPPMVELEDTDLLARRWPQQREVDWVLTTASMTAPEMATPTRPVAPTHVVPYTLQWNPARAPTAAVGRFVHMALTAEVPSGWVGQGDHLHHR